The following proteins come from a genomic window of Meiothermus sp. QL-1:
- a CDS encoding tripartite tricarboxylate transporter permease: MSFLSPEALLALLLGSLYGAIFGAIPGLTATLAISLAIPILLFLGPEVALAALIGITATAIFAGDIGSVLVRMPGTPASAAYAEELHEVAKKRSPAFALGLSALPSAVGSLIGLGFLVVGSLGLVAIARQFSSFEYFWLVLLGILSGILAVPRVWKGAIAFALGMLLATIGYDPALGNPRFTFGQRDLLGGIDFIVALIAFFGVSEVLHHLLHGPRASSPHAEGLGRGSVFRRYFFEAGRLCWKERGSLARSSVLGTFVGFLPGAGSDIAAWISSNLRRMRKGRPEQVALDGSSANNAAVAGAWIPAMALGLPGDTLTAILLGMFLAMGITPGPELFNKHGALVVQIYLAFFLASAVLMPLGGYLSALVVQSLLRIPMRVLMGAVLGLCVVGAYAVNNNPFDLYLLAVLGALGFVLRQGGFPLGLVVLGMVLGPLLEQHFMVSMIKTHWNLLSFFERPLALVLAFLNLAMVVGVLGLRLGWWGWLRLPAKERA, translated from the coding sequence ATGAGCTTCCTGAGCCCGGAAGCTTTGCTGGCTTTGCTGCTGGGGTCGCTGTACGGAGCTATCTTCGGGGCCATTCCCGGCCTTACCGCTACCCTGGCCATCAGCCTGGCCATTCCCATCCTACTCTTTTTGGGCCCAGAGGTGGCCCTGGCCGCCCTCATCGGCATCACCGCCACCGCCATTTTCGCCGGAGATATCGGCTCGGTGCTGGTGCGGATGCCCGGCACCCCGGCCTCGGCGGCCTACGCCGAGGAACTGCACGAGGTGGCCAAAAAGCGCTCCCCTGCCTTCGCTCTGGGGCTTTCGGCCCTGCCCTCGGCCGTTGGCAGCCTGATAGGGCTGGGCTTTTTGGTGGTGGGCTCGCTGGGGCTGGTGGCCATCGCCCGGCAGTTTTCCTCCTTCGAGTACTTCTGGCTGGTGCTCTTGGGCATCCTGAGCGGCATTCTGGCGGTGCCCCGGGTGTGGAAAGGGGCCATCGCCTTTGCCCTGGGGATGCTCCTGGCCACCATCGGCTACGACCCCGCCCTGGGCAACCCCCGCTTCACCTTTGGCCAGCGCGACCTGCTGGGGGGCATCGACTTTATCGTGGCCCTGATCGCCTTCTTTGGGGTGAGCGAGGTGCTGCACCACCTGCTCCACGGTCCACGCGCATCGAGCCCCCACGCCGAGGGGCTGGGGCGGGGTTCGGTCTTCCGAAGGTACTTTTTTGAAGCCGGGCGGTTATGCTGGAAAGAGCGCGGAAGCCTGGCGCGTTCCTCGGTGCTGGGTACCTTCGTGGGCTTTTTGCCGGGGGCCGGCTCGGATATAGCCGCCTGGATTTCCAGCAACCTGCGCCGGATGCGCAAGGGCCGCCCGGAACAAGTAGCCCTGGACGGCAGCAGCGCCAACAACGCGGCGGTGGCCGGGGCCTGGATTCCGGCCATGGCCCTGGGGCTACCTGGCGATACCCTCACCGCCATCCTGCTGGGGATGTTCCTGGCCATGGGCATCACCCCCGGCCCGGAGCTCTTCAACAAGCACGGGGCCCTGGTGGTACAGATTTACCTGGCCTTCTTCTTGGCGAGCGCGGTGCTGATGCCTTTGGGGGGCTACCTGAGCGCTTTGGTGGTGCAAAGCCTGCTCCGGATTCCCATGCGGGTGCTGATGGGGGCAGTGCTGGGGCTATGTGTGGTGGGGGCGTATGCCGTCAACAACAACCCCTTCGACCTCTATTTGCTGGCGGTGCTGGGCGCTTTGGGCTTTGTGCTGCGGCAGGGGGGCTTCCCCCTGGGGCTGGTGGTGCTGGGGATGGTGCTGGGGCCTTTGCTGGAGCAGCACTTCATGGTCAGCATGATCAAGACCCACTGGAACCTCCTGAGCTTCTTCGAGCGGCCCTTGGCCCTTGTGCTGGCCTTTTTGAACCTGGCCATGGTGGTGGGGGTGCTGGGCCTTCGGCTGGGCTGGTGGGGATGGCTGCGCCTGCCGGCGAAGGAGCGGGCCTGA
- a CDS encoding tripartite tricarboxylate transporter TctB family protein, protein MPTERFWERVTALLAIALGTAALLLSQGLPQMEGGYPGPALFPSILGVVLLLSGAGLWWEGRGSKAGLQGGEGRVLLALVALALAPWLLRLVGLSLTAGLYALAGAWLLGTRPLGALLTGGGVALLVYLAFQRILGVQG, encoded by the coding sequence GTGCCAACCGAACGCTTCTGGGAACGCGTCACAGCTCTGCTGGCCATAGCCCTGGGTACGGCTGCCCTCCTCCTCAGCCAAGGCCTGCCGCAGATGGAGGGGGGCTACCCCGGCCCGGCCTTGTTTCCCAGCATCCTGGGAGTGGTGCTGCTCTTGAGCGGCGCGGGGCTTTGGTGGGAAGGGCGGGGAAGCAAGGCAGGGCTCCAGGGCGGTGAGGGCCGGGTGCTGCTAGCCCTTGTGGCCCTGGCCCTGGCCCCCTGGCTGCTAAGGCTGGTGGGGCTAAGCCTGACCGCCGGACTTTACGCTCTGGCCGGGGCCTGGCTTTTGGGAACACGCCCCCTGGGAGCCCTGCTCACCGGCGGAGGGGTGGCCTTGCTGGTCTACCTGGCCTTCCAGCGCATCCTGGGGGTGCAGGGATGA
- a CDS encoding tripartite tricarboxylate transporter substrate binding protein, whose amino-acid sequence MKRWWTFVLTLIVALLGLGLAQRYPVRPVTLIVPWSPGGSTDLTARALAPILEKNLGVPFQVVNRTGGGGAVGHGAIAQGRPDGYTIGIITLEVVLPPWVAQTRIDAEQFTPVSLLVLNPVAIVVRRDAPWRSVQELVADIKQNPGRYKASGTAKWGSYDFARLGFLRAIGARENALPWVPAQGAAAALQELIAGGVNVAFVAIGEASALVRSGEARFLAFMTDRRFPSFPDVPTLKELGIDWTFASFLMAAAPKYTLPSVVDVLDKAFAKAVQDPEFVRFMNNANLVINHLDRKASLAFLQERTRAMQQIVQELDLRF is encoded by the coding sequence TCGTGCCCTGGTCGCCTGGGGGCTCCACCGACCTCACTGCAAGGGCTCTGGCCCCTATTCTGGAGAAAAACCTGGGGGTGCCCTTCCAGGTGGTCAACCGCACCGGCGGGGGTGGCGCCGTAGGTCACGGGGCTATTGCCCAGGGCCGCCCCGACGGTTACACCATCGGCATCATCACCTTAGAGGTCGTGCTGCCCCCCTGGGTTGCCCAGACCAGGATCGACGCCGAACAGTTCACCCCAGTCTCGCTTCTGGTGCTGAACCCGGTGGCCATCGTGGTGCGCAGGGATGCTCCTTGGCGCAGCGTGCAGGAGCTGGTGGCCGACATCAAACAGAACCCCGGCAGGTACAAGGCCTCCGGCACCGCCAAGTGGGGTTCCTACGACTTTGCCCGGCTGGGCTTTTTGAGGGCCATTGGGGCCAGGGAAAACGCCCTGCCCTGGGTGCCCGCGCAGGGGGCCGCGGCGGCGCTGCAGGAACTTATCGCCGGTGGGGTCAACGTGGCCTTTGTGGCCATCGGCGAGGCCAGTGCTTTGGTTAGGTCCGGCGAGGCCCGCTTCCTGGCCTTCATGACCGATAGGCGCTTCCCCAGCTTCCCCGATGTACCCACCCTCAAGGAATTGGGCATAGACTGGACCTTTGCCTCCTTCCTGATGGCCGCCGCACCCAAGTACACCCTGCCCTCGGTGGTGGATGTACTCGACAAGGCCTTTGCCAAAGCCGTACAAGACCCCGAGTTCGTGCGCTTCATGAACAACGCCAACCTGGTCATCAACCACCTCGACCGAAAAGCCAGCCTGGCCTTCCTGCAGGAGCGCACCCGGGCCATGCAGCAAATTGTGCAGGAGCTTGACCTCAGGTTCTAA